A section of the Bacteroidales bacterium genome encodes:
- a CDS encoding AMP-binding protein, which translates to MKNIPDYLFDFAQSNPDKPALLHPDKISFSGLCLLTNRYAAGFQDIGITQGMKTIVLVTPGVDFFAITFALLRIGAVPVMIDPGMGNKAMAYALSKTESRAFIGIPKAHLLRLMYPHAFRHVEIFVTTGFSLRWQDHSLKAIRKSECFNYEICHAMPSDVVAVFFTSGSTGPAKAVIYQNRMIDAQIKYLRNHFNYKSDDIDLCTFPLIGLLVICLGLSIVLADMDMTHPLRLKPDKLIMNIEQFNCSSMFCSPLVLRLITDYCIANKLHIKSLTRVLTAGAPVSPALLRNIKRVLPECSVVHTPFGSTEALSVTDAVDSELLAVYGNSENYFNGICVGYPLKGIRLKIIKITDNPVETIENVQEMNAGEVGEIVVNGPNVTQSYLADDWASKISKIAESNSSLLWHRTGDVGKSDENGRIWYFGRKSQRVETGTGTLFTIPCEAVFNQHPAVFRSALVGIKSNSQTEPVICIELKAGIKKSEHLVKELLNLAQENKWTKKVSTVLFHKNFPVDPRHNAKIFREKLSEWAKIQLK; encoded by the coding sequence ATGAAAAATATTCCTGATTATTTATTCGATTTTGCCCAGTCAAACCCTGACAAGCCGGCTTTGCTCCATCCTGATAAAATAAGTTTTTCGGGACTATGCCTCCTTACAAACAGATATGCTGCCGGATTTCAGGATATTGGAATTACCCAGGGAATGAAAACCATTGTCCTGGTAACCCCCGGAGTTGACTTTTTCGCAATTACATTCGCACTGCTTCGTATTGGTGCAGTGCCAGTTATGATTGATCCGGGAATGGGTAACAAAGCAATGGCATATGCCCTGTCGAAAACGGAATCCCGTGCATTTATCGGAATACCAAAAGCCCACCTGCTACGCTTAATGTACCCTCACGCTTTCCGACATGTTGAAATATTCGTGACGACCGGCTTTTCATTAAGATGGCAAGATCACAGCCTAAAGGCCATCCGGAAATCGGAATGCTTCAATTATGAGATTTGCCATGCTATGCCTTCGGATGTGGTGGCGGTATTTTTTACCAGCGGTAGCACTGGCCCGGCAAAAGCTGTAATTTATCAGAATCGCATGATTGATGCACAAATTAAGTACTTGAGAAATCACTTTAATTACAAATCTGACGATATTGATCTTTGCACATTTCCCCTGATTGGACTGCTTGTAATTTGTCTCGGGCTTTCTATTGTTTTGGCCGATATGGACATGACACATCCATTACGCCTGAAACCTGATAAACTTATCATGAATATTGAGCAATTTAATTGTTCAAGTATGTTCTGCTCACCACTGGTTTTGAGACTAATAACTGATTATTGTATCGCTAATAAACTACATATCAAATCATTAACAAGAGTTTTAACTGCTGGTGCACCTGTTTCTCCAGCATTATTGAGAAATATTAAAAGAGTGCTTCCGGAATGTTCTGTTGTTCACACACCATTCGGTTCAACAGAAGCTCTTTCAGTTACAGATGCAGTGGATTCAGAATTACTGGCTGTTTATGGAAACTCTGAAAACTATTTTAACGGAATTTGTGTAGGCTACCCATTAAAAGGCATCAGGTTAAAGATTATTAAAATTACAGATAATCCTGTTGAAACAATTGAAAACGTTCAGGAGATGAATGCCGGAGAAGTAGGAGAAATAGTGGTAAATGGCCCGAATGTAACCCAAAGCTACCTGGCTGATGATTGGGCCAGTAAAATTTCTAAAATAGCAGAAAGCAATAGTTCTTTACTATGGCACAGGACCGGTGATGTTGGAAAAAGCGATGAAAACGGAAGAATCTGGTATTTTGGAAGAAAATCGCAGAGGGTTGAAACAGGCACAGGAACTTTATTCACCATACCCTGTGAAGCAGTGTTTAACCAGCATCCGGCAGTTTTCCGTTCTGCTTTAGTTGGTATCAAATCAAATTCTCAAACAGAACCAGTAATTTGTATTGAGTTGAAAGCAGGAATAAAAAAGTCAGAACATCTTGTAAAAGAACTACTTAACCTCGCACAGGAAAATAAGTGGACAAAGAAAGTATCAACTGTGCTGTTTCATAAAAATTTTCCTGTTGATCCGCGACATAACGCTAAAATTTTTCGTGAGAAACTATCCGAATGGGCTAAAATTCAATTAAAATGA
- a CDS encoding NAD-dependent epimerase/dehydratase family protein: MRVLVTGGGGFVGLALVQRLIELGYDVTSFSRSLHTEHFDLKVKIIRGDLMNPSEIHSACKGMDVVFHNATKVGFWGSYRDFYNTNVLGTSHLIDACIHNGISKLIYTSSASVVYSGTDLEGVNESIGYPSKPVSHYTSTKAVAEQLVLSANAETFKTIALRPHLIWGPGDTQLLPKIIQRAKSGKLRKPGNKDHLIDTTHINNLINALLLAMKKMDENPIVCGKAFFITNGKPVLVWDFINEIIHSAGLPPVQKTIPKPLAFFTAWILERFYFLLCIKSEPYITRFLIQELCSHHWFDISAAKNLLGYTPIDYSNCGVEMLLN, translated from the coding sequence ATGAGGGTATTGGTAACAGGTGGCGGCGGTTTTGTTGGACTTGCACTGGTGCAGCGACTTATTGAATTGGGCTACGACGTTACATCCTTTTCAAGAAGCCTGCATACTGAGCATTTCGATCTTAAAGTAAAAATTATCAGGGGCGATTTAATGAACCCATCTGAAATTCATTCAGCTTGCAAAGGAATGGATGTAGTATTTCATAATGCTACCAAAGTTGGCTTTTGGGGTTCATATCGCGATTTTTACAACACCAATGTTCTTGGTACATCCCATCTGATTGATGCTTGTATCCATAATGGAATTAGTAAGTTGATCTATACAAGTTCAGCAAGTGTTGTTTATAGTGGAACTGATCTTGAAGGAGTTAATGAGTCAATTGGTTATCCTTCCAAGCCTGTTTCCCATTATACTTCTACCAAAGCTGTTGCAGAACAATTGGTTTTAAGTGCGAATGCCGAAACTTTCAAAACTATTGCCTTGCGCCCACACCTGATATGGGGGCCTGGTGATACACAATTGCTTCCAAAAATTATTCAGCGGGCAAAATCAGGGAAATTAAGGAAGCCTGGAAACAAAGATCATCTGATTGACACAACTCACATCAACAACCTGATCAATGCACTTTTACTGGCTATGAAAAAAATGGATGAAAATCCAATAGTATGTGGAAAAGCATTTTTTATAACTAATGGCAAACCAGTATTGGTGTGGGATTTCATTAATGAAATTATTCATTCTGCTGGCTTACCCCCGGTTCAAAAAACAATACCAAAACCGCTTGCGTTTTTCACAGCATGGATATTAGAAAGGTTCTATTTTTTACTGTGCATAAAATCAGAGCCTTACATCACACGGTTTCTGATTCAGGAATTATGTTCTCATCATTGGTTTGATATTTCTGCAGCAAAGAATTTATTGGGGTATACTCCAATTGACTATTCCAACTGTGGTGTCGAGATGCTGCTGAATTAA
- a CDS encoding 3-oxoacyl-ACP synthase codes for MIAGSKIESIGVRLPEKSVATSDIINRLRVSKPIRLELLTGIAKRRVCSENEDSLTLAVDAVHDCLNHSKFEAKDIEMIICCSISRFVNGLNHYYEPPLSLLIKQKSGCINAVSLDISNACAGMMTGAYIANNFISRGVVTNCLVVSGEFITSISNNAEQRVDSPKHLELASLTVGDAGAAVILSQTENIEDCFSAFEMVTLSQYSDLCLGNQSTSFPGAVMRTCIKKIHEVSILNAPPLIENALKLAGLRMNQIDFLIPHQTAKASIQSGAKHFAQYFGEEPGEIVINLDETGNTASTTHFTTLCKYLNENRLKEGNKIMLVSFASGLVIGIAVFTIHDLVKKYGNNH; via the coding sequence GTTAAGAGTATCTAAGCCAATCAGGTTAGAGTTATTGACGGGGATAGCAAAACGAAGAGTTTGCTCCGAAAATGAAGATTCTTTAACTCTTGCTGTTGATGCAGTCCACGATTGCCTGAATCATTCAAAATTTGAAGCAAAGGATATTGAAATGATCATTTGCTGTTCCATTTCAAGGTTCGTTAACGGTTTGAACCATTATTACGAGCCACCGCTTTCCTTGCTTATTAAGCAAAAATCCGGATGCATCAATGCTGTGAGCCTTGACATTTCAAATGCCTGTGCAGGTATGATGACCGGTGCATATATTGCCAATAACTTTATCTCGCGGGGTGTTGTTACTAATTGTCTTGTAGTTAGTGGTGAATTTATTACAAGCATTAGCAATAATGCAGAACAAAGAGTAGATTCACCAAAGCATTTAGAACTGGCCTCACTCACTGTTGGTGATGCCGGTGCAGCAGTTATTTTATCGCAAACTGAAAATATTGAGGATTGCTTTTCGGCCTTTGAAATGGTAACACTAAGCCAATACAGTGATTTGTGCCTTGGTAATCAAAGTACAAGCTTTCCAGGTGCTGTCATGAGAACCTGTATAAAGAAAATTCATGAAGTGTCTATCCTGAATGCACCCCCACTTATTGAAAATGCATTAAAGCTTGCAGGATTAAGGATGAACCAGATTGACTTTTTGATCCCCCATCAAACGGCAAAAGCTTCCATACAGTCGGGGGCAAAACATTTTGCTCAATATTTTGGAGAAGAACCCGGAGAAATCGTTATTAATCTCGATGAAACCGGAAACACAGCCTCAACAACACATTTTACAACGCTTTGCAAGTACCTGAATGAAAACCGGCTTAAGGAGGGTAATAAGATAATGTTGGTGAGTTTTGCATCAGGTCTTGTTATTGGAATTGCGGTTTTCACCATACACGATTTAGTAAAAAAATATGGGAACAATCATTAA